One region of Ptiloglossa arizonensis isolate GNS036 chromosome 8, iyPtiAriz1_principal, whole genome shotgun sequence genomic DNA includes:
- the LOC143150041 gene encoding orexin/Hypocretin receptor type 1 isoform X2, with translation MYRPGLAIVGWLTLTVSTLLAESATDYTDESTTDYNTDYNTDYNIDYNGDFNTSNCTGESCFTDRAFVESVIRAYIYPKFWDWVLIVSHSVIFVVGLIGNALVCIAVYRNHSMRTITNYFIVNLAVADLLVLLLCLPFSVLWDVTETWFFGLAMCKAVPYLQTVSVTVSILTLTFISIDRWYAICFPLTFRTTPGRVKTVIIGMWAVAILFDIPDLVVLHLIPTHLKVDTILFTQCGVSWSKESQLTFTVIKMIFLYTGPLLFMSVAYWQIIKVLWRNNIPGHNLPVRASQMSETPPSSSGNPETQLKSRRKAAKMLVTVVITFAVCYFPVHLLNVLRYTIFIPSSKWINAVSLIVHGLCYFNSAVNPLIYNFMSGKFRREFRRSVRECAPSNDHRLNQQLRYAYMANRYGSASQSRREQF, from the exons ATGTATCGTCCCGGTCTCGCGATCGTCGGTTGGTTGACGTTGACGGTGTCCACGTTGCTCGCCGAGTCGGCAACGGATTACACGGACGAATCGACCACGGACTACAACACGGACTACAACACGGACTACAATATAGACTACAACGGGGACTTCAACACGAGCAACTGCACCGGTGAGAGCTGTTTCACGGACCGCGCGTTCGTCGAGAGCGTGATCCGGGCGTACATATACCCCAAGTTCTGGGACTGGGTGCTGATCGTCTCCCACAGCGTGATATTCGTCGTGGGACTGATCGGGAACGCGTTGGTTTGCATCGCGGTGTACAGGAACCACTCGATGAGAACCATCACGAATTACTTCATCGTGAACCTTGCGGTGGCCGATTTGTTGGTCTTGTTGCTCTGTCTACCGTTCAGTGTGCTATGGGACGTCACGGAGACTTGGTTCTTCGGTCTGGCTATGTGCAAAGCGGTCCCGTATCTTCAG ACGGTATCGGTGACAGTGAGCATACTGACCCTAACTTTCATATCCATAGACCGATGGTACGCGATATGCTTCCCCCTCACGTTCAGAACGACACCGGGCCGAGTAAAAACTGTGATCATCGGAATGTGGGCGGTAGCCATACTGTTCG ATATCCCGGACCTGGTGGTGCTGCACCTGATCCCGACGCACCTCAAAGTGGACACGATTCTGTTCACGCAGTGCGGGGTATCCTGGAGCAAGGAGAGCCAACTGACCTTCACCGTTATCAAGATGATTTTCCTCTACACCGGTCCGTTGCTCTTCATGAGCGTGGCTTACTGGCAGATCATAAAGGTCCTCTGGAGAAACAACATACCCGGACACAATT TGCCGGTACGAGCCTCGCAGATGAGCGAGACTCCGCCATCCAGCAGCGGAAATCCCGAGACGCAGCTGAAATCTCGGCGCAAAGCGGCGAAAATGTTGGTCACGGTGGTCATCACTTTTGCCGTCTGCTACTTCCCGGTGCATTTACTCAACGTTTTAAG GTACACCATATTCATACCGTCGAGCAAGTGGATAAACGCCGTCAGTTTAATCGTGCACGGCCTCTGTTACTTCAATAGCGCGGTTAATCCTTTGATCTACAACTTCATGAGCG GTAAGTTCCGGCGggagtttcgtcgttcggttcGAGAATGCGCACCCTCGAACGATCACAGATTGAACCAGCAACTCAGATACGCTTACATGGCAAACAGATATGGTTCCGCTTCGCAAAGTCGTCGTGAGCAATTCTGA
- the LOC143150041 gene encoding orexin/Hypocretin receptor type 1 isoform X3 produces the protein MYRPGLAIVGWLTLTVSTLLAESATDYTDESTTDYNTDYNTDYNIDYNGDFNTSNCTGESCFTDRAFVESVIRAYIYPKFWDWVLIVSHSVIFVVGLIGNALVCIAVYRNHSMRTITNYFIVNLAVADLLVLLLCLPFSVLWDVTETWFFGLAMCKAVPYLQTVSVTVSILTLTFISIDRWYAICFPLTFRTTPGRVKTVIIGMWAVAILFDIPDLVVLHLIPTHLKVDTILFTQCGVSWSKESQLTFTVIKMIFLYTGPLLFMSVAYWQIIKVLWRNNIPGHNLPVRASQMSETPPSSSGNPETQLKSRRKAAKMLVTVVITFAVCYFPVHLLNVLRYTIFIPSSKWINAVSLIVHGLCYFNSAVNPLIYNFMSD, from the exons ATGTATCGTCCCGGTCTCGCGATCGTCGGTTGGTTGACGTTGACGGTGTCCACGTTGCTCGCCGAGTCGGCAACGGATTACACGGACGAATCGACCACGGACTACAACACGGACTACAACACGGACTACAATATAGACTACAACGGGGACTTCAACACGAGCAACTGCACCGGTGAGAGCTGTTTCACGGACCGCGCGTTCGTCGAGAGCGTGATCCGGGCGTACATATACCCCAAGTTCTGGGACTGGGTGCTGATCGTCTCCCACAGCGTGATATTCGTCGTGGGACTGATCGGGAACGCGTTGGTTTGCATCGCGGTGTACAGGAACCACTCGATGAGAACCATCACGAATTACTTCATCGTGAACCTTGCGGTGGCCGATTTGTTGGTCTTGTTGCTCTGTCTACCGTTCAGTGTGCTATGGGACGTCACGGAGACTTGGTTCTTCGGTCTGGCTATGTGCAAAGCGGTCCCGTATCTTCAG ACGGTATCGGTGACAGTGAGCATACTGACCCTAACTTTCATATCCATAGACCGATGGTACGCGATATGCTTCCCCCTCACGTTCAGAACGACACCGGGCCGAGTAAAAACTGTGATCATCGGAATGTGGGCGGTAGCCATACTGTTCG ATATCCCGGACCTGGTGGTGCTGCACCTGATCCCGACGCACCTCAAAGTGGACACGATTCTGTTCACGCAGTGCGGGGTATCCTGGAGCAAGGAGAGCCAACTGACCTTCACCGTTATCAAGATGATTTTCCTCTACACCGGTCCGTTGCTCTTCATGAGCGTGGCTTACTGGCAGATCATAAAGGTCCTCTGGAGAAACAACATACCCGGACACAATT TGCCGGTACGAGCCTCGCAGATGAGCGAGACTCCGCCATCCAGCAGCGGAAATCCCGAGACGCAGCTGAAATCTCGGCGCAAAGCGGCGAAAATGTTGGTCACGGTGGTCATCACTTTTGCCGTCTGCTACTTCCCGGTGCATTTACTCAACGTTTTAAG GTACACCATATTCATACCGTCGAGCAAGTGGATAAACGCCGTCAGTTTAATCGTGCACGGCCTCTGTTACTTCAATAGCGCGGTTAATCCTTTGATCTACAACTTCATGAGCG ATTAA
- the LOC143150041 gene encoding orexin/Hypocretin receptor type 1 isoform X1, translating into MYRPGLAIVGWLTLTVSTLLAESATDYTDESTTDYNTDYNTDYNIDYNGDFNTSNCTGESCFTDRAFVESVIRAYIYPKFWDWVLIVSHSVIFVVGLIGNALVCIAVYRNHSMRTITNYFIVNLAVADLLVLLLCLPFSVLWDVTETWFFGLAMCKAVPYLQTVSVTVSILTLTFISIDRWYAICFPLTFRTTPGRVKTVIIGMWAVAILFDIPDLVVLHLIPTHLKVDTILFTQCGVSWSKESQLTFTVIKMIFLYTGPLLFMSVAYWQIIKVLWRNNIPGHNLPVRASQMSETPPSSSGNPETQLKSRRKAAKMLVTVVITFAVCYFPVHLLNVLRYTIFIPSSKWINAVSLIVHGLCYFNSAVNPLIYNFMSGLLVLFDHSTLQSRSCRNRCIGFIYTVTRDLETNLIRGEISNREKLRGLKWVEKATGISRK; encoded by the exons ATGTATCGTCCCGGTCTCGCGATCGTCGGTTGGTTGACGTTGACGGTGTCCACGTTGCTCGCCGAGTCGGCAACGGATTACACGGACGAATCGACCACGGACTACAACACGGACTACAACACGGACTACAATATAGACTACAACGGGGACTTCAACACGAGCAACTGCACCGGTGAGAGCTGTTTCACGGACCGCGCGTTCGTCGAGAGCGTGATCCGGGCGTACATATACCCCAAGTTCTGGGACTGGGTGCTGATCGTCTCCCACAGCGTGATATTCGTCGTGGGACTGATCGGGAACGCGTTGGTTTGCATCGCGGTGTACAGGAACCACTCGATGAGAACCATCACGAATTACTTCATCGTGAACCTTGCGGTGGCCGATTTGTTGGTCTTGTTGCTCTGTCTACCGTTCAGTGTGCTATGGGACGTCACGGAGACTTGGTTCTTCGGTCTGGCTATGTGCAAAGCGGTCCCGTATCTTCAG ACGGTATCGGTGACAGTGAGCATACTGACCCTAACTTTCATATCCATAGACCGATGGTACGCGATATGCTTCCCCCTCACGTTCAGAACGACACCGGGCCGAGTAAAAACTGTGATCATCGGAATGTGGGCGGTAGCCATACTGTTCG ATATCCCGGACCTGGTGGTGCTGCACCTGATCCCGACGCACCTCAAAGTGGACACGATTCTGTTCACGCAGTGCGGGGTATCCTGGAGCAAGGAGAGCCAACTGACCTTCACCGTTATCAAGATGATTTTCCTCTACACCGGTCCGTTGCTCTTCATGAGCGTGGCTTACTGGCAGATCATAAAGGTCCTCTGGAGAAACAACATACCCGGACACAATT TGCCGGTACGAGCCTCGCAGATGAGCGAGACTCCGCCATCCAGCAGCGGAAATCCCGAGACGCAGCTGAAATCTCGGCGCAAAGCGGCGAAAATGTTGGTCACGGTGGTCATCACTTTTGCCGTCTGCTACTTCCCGGTGCATTTACTCAACGTTTTAAG GTACACCATATTCATACCGTCGAGCAAGTGGATAAACGCCGTCAGTTTAATCGTGCACGGCCTCTGTTACTTCAATAGCGCGGTTAATCCTTTGATCTACAACTTCATGAGCG GGTTGCTCGTCCTATTCGACCATTCTACCCTCCAGTCTCGTTCGTGTCGCAATAGGTGTATCGGTTTTATATACACCGTGACTCGTGATTTAGAAACGAATCTAATCAGAGGTGAAATATCGAACCGAGAAAAACTGCGGGGTTTGAAATGGGTCGAGAAGGCCACTGGAATATCAAGAAAATAA
- the LOC143150040 gene encoding protein croquemort, whose protein sequence is MMKGWKKITIILVVGVIIAVFGLTTGILWSLIYTSILESQLTLTPTSANYELWKETPIPMYLKLYMFNLTNPEVFTSPNGMKPKFEEMGPYVFREVDYKVHQTWNENNTITYQRKRVWHFDEFLSVGSLSNTVTNINPVTASVAYALRNKKPFLRDIADRVMRAIGQQLVITKTVNELLFEGYDDVMLKIARKLNLTKIPMDKFGWFYERNGSASYDGTFNMLTGTSNIMELGMLKSWNYEKTVNYYPDQCANVTGTNGDLWPPLQDNKTISFFVSDICTSMTAVFENITEYEGLRGFRYTNDDTLFDNGTKVRSRRCYCQTECIPSGALNISSCKWGAPAFISSPHFYLADESYINNIEGMKPDKKKHELSISIEPKTGVPLNVNAQLQLNLLIQPDKDMTMFKNLKKIFVPMLWFTQEARLTSSYAETVKFVIILQSLGSVTCFGIAGIGFIIIFIGIFVLIRENLKGEDNENLLPKTDNDEITTIGG, encoded by the exons ATGATGAAAGGTTGGAAGAAGATTACTATTATACTCGTAGTAGGAGTAATAATAGCAGTTTTTGGATTAACTACAGGAATACTTTGGTCCTTAATTTATACATCAATCTTGGAGTCG CAACTGACTTTGACACCAACATCCGCAAACTATGAACTTTGGAAAGAGACTCCAATTCCTATGTATTTAAAACTCTATATGTTTAATTTGACTAATCCAGAGGTATTTACTTCACCTAATGGAATGAAACCAAAATTTGAGGAAATGGGTCCATACGTATTTAG agAAGTTGATTATAAGGTGCACCAAACCTGGAATGAAAATAACACTATAACATATCAACGAAAGAGAGTATGGCATTTTGATGAATTTTTGTCAGTAGGAAGTTTATCGAATACTGTAACTAATATAAATCCAGTTACTGCT agtgttgcATACgcattgagaaacaaaaaaccaTTCCTTCGTGATATAGCAGATAGAGTTATGCGTGCAATAGGACAACAATTAGTAATTACCAAGACTGTAAACGAGTTACTCTTTGAGGGTTACGACGATGTTATGctaaaaattgctcgaaaattAAACCTTACAAAGATTCCAATGGATAAATTTGGTTGGTTTTACGAG AGAAATGGTTCTGCATCATACGATGGAACATTTAACATGCTTACTGGTACGTCCAATATCATGGAATTAGGAATGCTTAAATCTTGGAATTATGAAAAAACAGTTAATTACTATCCTGACCAATGTGCAAATGTAACAGGAACAAATGGTGATTTGTGGCCACCGTTACAAGATAACAAaactatttctttctttgtatccgATATTTGCAC GAGTATGACAGCAGTGTTTGAAAACATAACGGAATATGAAGGATTAAGAGGCTTTAGATACACCAACGATGATACTCTTTTTGACAATGGCACAAAAGTACGATCGCGACGGTGTTACTGCCAAACAGAATGCATACCATCTGGCGCATTAAATATTTCGTCGTGTAAGTGGGGTGCACCGGCGTTCATTAGTTCACCGCATTTTTATTTAGCAGATGAAAGTTATATAAACAACATTGAAGGCATGAAGCCtgataaaaagaaacacgaacTCTCAATATCCATCGAACCG AAAACAGGTGTCCCATTAAATGTGAATGCACAGTTACAATTAAATCTGTTGATTCAACCTGACAAAGATATGAC cATGTTCAAGAATCTCaagaaaatatttgtaccaATGTTATGGTTCACACAAGAAGCTCGTTTAACTTCGAGTTATGCCGAAACAGTGAAATTTGTCATAATTCTACAATCTTTGGGTAGCGTAACATGCTTCGGTATCGCTGGCATtggttttataataattttcatcggtATTTTCGTGTTGATTCGAGAGAACTTGAAAGGAGAAgacaatgaaaatttattgccaAAAACTGACAACGACGAAATTACTACTATCGGTGGATGA